A portion of the Staphylococcus felis genome contains these proteins:
- a CDS encoding MerR family transcriptional regulator, whose translation MMEITGVTKRTLHYYDEIGLLSSSKNKNNYRVYNQNDLVKLQKILLLKSMDFDIKSISKLLDLDNEMFIECIRKQSKILDDKIKRLKTTKIAIDKFINGIPIIEIEELNHNINKQYQKEADMRYGKTRINKEFKTNLFEDKKIKNEFESIVYEFCSVTDYSVEDSKVFKVVLKWKGFMNQLFDFDDEMLCLIANVYHNDKRFNNYFEKFNTTGIAHFISKAVNYHLSSE comes from the coding sequence ATGATGGAAATAACAGGTGTAACAAAAAGAACATTGCACTACTATGATGAAATTGGTTTATTGTCATCTAGCAAAAATAAAAATAACTATAGAGTATATAATCAAAATGATTTAGTCAAACTACAAAAAATATTATTATTAAAATCTATGGATTTCGATATTAAATCAATTTCTAAGCTACTGGATTTAGATAACGAAATGTTTATTGAATGTATTAGAAAACAATCAAAAATTTTGGATGACAAAATCAAAAGATTAAAAACAACAAAAATTGCTATAGATAAATTTATTAATGGGATTCCTATCATCGAGATAGAAGAATTAAATCATAATATTAACAAGCAATATCAAAAAGAAGCGGATATGAGATATGGAAAGACTAGAATTAATAAAGAATTTAAAACGAATCTATTTGAAGATAAGAAGATCAAAAATGAATTTGAATCAATAGTATATGAATTTTGCAGTGTAACGGATTATAGTGTGGAAGATAGCAAGGTATTTAAAGTTGTTTTAAAATGGAAAGGTTTTATGAATCAACTTTTCGATTTTGATGATGAGATGCTTTGTTTGATTGCTAATGTGTATCATAATGACAAAAGATTTAATAATTATTTCGAGAAATTTAATACAACAGGTATTGCTCATTTTATTTCTAAAGCAGTAAATTATCACTTGAGTTCGGAATAA
- a CDS encoding bacteriocin: MKTLDKKMLKNINGGRNVAENIGYAIGKGADGVKSFVRGVAEALK, encoded by the coding sequence ATGAAAACTTTAGATAAAAAAATGTTGAAAAATATTAATGGTGGACGAAATGTTGCTGAAAATATCGGATATGCAATTGGTAAAGGTGCTGATGGAGTTAAGAGTTTTGTTCGCGGTGTAGCAGAAGCACTTAAATAA
- a CDS encoding bacteriocin — MKKLSNKELKKINGGDFWEDLGTITGNVINKIPRLGKGKK, encoded by the coding sequence ATGAAAAAATTATCTAATAAAGAACTGAAAAAAATAAATGGTGGAGACTTCTGGGAAGACCTTGGAACGATTACTGGAAATGTAATAAATAAAATACCAAGACTAGGAAAAGGAAAAAAATAG
- a CDS encoding peptidase domain-containing ABC transporter — protein MKKVKFIQQYDEKDCGPTCLAMISQYYGKRVSVPHLRELAKTDKLGTNLLGLTKAAEVIGLQLTGVQVDSINELKSVSFPIIAHVINEQGYEHFVIVENIQNHKLHIVDPAKGKYVLSENKFRKIWTNIAVLIEKKDNFSEKTRAPSYMVLFYDILKENKMKIIILTLLSLFINLIGILGAVFLKYLTDYIIPSQLSYTLHWLGLSILLIYLLNTMITYIRYQMNLKLSLTIDMQLMKRYFYHVLYLPSHFFDTRKSGEILQRFMDTSKIREALSSSTLTLIVDTLMIVIGAVLLYLQSGLLLLVTVIFIPFFIIGVYTLKKPYERYNQKVAENDAELSSYLIESFDGYQTIKSYQSEEDNYQKGVYKFNDLIDNLLKLGRFSNIQLSFNHFLKVVMSIIILWVGGAQVIKGEMSLGSLLAFNALTIYYLEPIERLINVQPTLQSSFVAARRISEIIGLEREESALLPTQPYEFKKEIEIKNITFQYGFRNITLDNVSLTIKKGQKVAIVGESGSGKTTIGKLLTRFYKVDEGSICIDQTPITHIPIEAFRQNVGYVTQETFLFADTIRNNLLYGTNQNKDDDEMINACHLSNALNFIEKLPNQFNTMLEKGASNLSGGQVQRLSLARTLLKNPEILILDEATSALDSITESRIMKNIDRLIQYEGKTAIIISHKLSTVKNADVIYVLKDGKIVEYGRHDDLIKQQQAYYQLWCLQKI, from the coding sequence ATGAAAAAAGTTAAGTTTATTCAACAATATGATGAAAAAGATTGTGGACCTACTTGTCTAGCAATGATTTCACAATATTATGGTAAGCGTGTTTCTGTACCGCATTTAAGAGAGTTAGCTAAAACTGACAAGTTGGGAACTAATTTACTCGGTTTAACAAAAGCAGCTGAGGTGATAGGGCTTCAATTAACAGGTGTCCAAGTTGATAGTATAAATGAGTTGAAAAGTGTTTCTTTTCCTATTATTGCACATGTTATTAATGAACAAGGTTATGAGCATTTTGTTATTGTCGAAAATATCCAAAATCATAAATTACATATTGTTGATCCAGCTAAAGGAAAGTATGTTTTATCAGAAAATAAATTTAGAAAAATATGGACAAATATAGCTGTTTTAATTGAGAAAAAGGATAACTTTTCTGAGAAGACAAGAGCTCCTTCTTATATGGTGTTGTTTTACGATATTTTGAAAGAAAATAAAATGAAAATTATTATTTTGACACTCTTATCTTTATTTATAAATCTTATAGGTATTTTAGGAGCGGTGTTTTTAAAGTATTTAACTGATTATATTATACCATCTCAATTGAGTTATACATTACATTGGTTAGGATTAAGTATTCTATTAATATATTTATTAAATACAATGATAACTTACATCAGATATCAGATGAATTTAAAATTAAGTCTGACTATTGATATGCAATTAATGAAACGCTACTTCTATCATGTGTTGTATTTACCTAGTCATTTTTTTGATACACGTAAAAGTGGAGAGATTTTACAAAGATTTATGGATACCTCAAAAATTAGAGAAGCTTTATCATCATCAACGTTGACATTAATAGTTGACACATTGATGATTGTTATTGGCGCTGTTTTACTTTATCTACAAAGTGGTTTGCTATTATTGGTTACTGTTATTTTTATACCTTTTTTTATCATAGGTGTATATACATTAAAAAAACCTTATGAACGCTACAATCAAAAAGTAGCTGAAAATGATGCTGAATTAAGCTCATATTTAATAGAATCATTTGATGGTTATCAAACGATAAAGAGTTATCAATCTGAAGAGGATAATTATCAAAAAGGCGTATATAAGTTTAACGATTTAATTGATAACCTATTAAAATTAGGTCGATTTTCAAATATACAATTATCATTTAATCATTTTCTAAAAGTAGTCATGAGTATCATTATTTTATGGGTAGGAGGAGCCCAAGTGATAAAGGGGGAAATGTCTTTAGGAAGTTTATTAGCTTTCAATGCTTTAACTATATATTATTTAGAGCCTATAGAGCGACTTATTAATGTTCAGCCAACGCTTCAGTCTTCATTTGTTGCAGCAAGGCGTATTTCTGAAATAATCGGTTTAGAGCGCGAAGAAAGCGCATTATTGCCAACACAACCGTATGAATTTAAAAAAGAAATTGAAATTAAGAATATTACGTTTCAGTATGGATTTAGAAATATAACTTTGGACAATGTAAGCTTAACCATTAAGAAAGGTCAAAAAGTTGCGATAGTCGGTGAAAGTGGAAGCGGTAAAACAACGATTGGAAAACTATTGACGCGCTTTTATAAAGTTGATGAAGGGAGTATATGTATAGATCAAACTCCGATAACACATATCCCTATTGAGGCATTCAGGCAAAATGTTGGGTATGTTACACAAGAAACATTTTTATTTGCAGATACAATACGAAATAATTTATTATACGGTACGAATCAAAATAAAGATGATGATGAGATGATTAATGCTTGTCATTTATCTAATGCACTAAATTTTATTGAGAAATTACCTAACCAGTTTAATACAATGTTAGAAAAGGGCGCATCTAATCTTTCAGGGGGTCAAGTACAAAGACTATCTTTAGCAAGAACACTTTTAAAGAATCCTGAAATCCTAATTTTAGATGAGGCCACGAGTGCATTAGATAGTATTACAGAAAGTAGAATCATGAAAAATATTGATCGTTTAATTCAATATGAAGGAAAGACTGCGATAATTATTTCTCACAAATTATCCACGGTTAAAAATGCAGACGTCATTTATGTTTTAAAAGATGGTAAAATCGTCGAGTATGGTAGACATGATGACTTAATTAAACAACAGCAAGCATATTACCAACTATGGTGCTTACAAAAAATATAA
- a CDS encoding radical SAM protein yields MNNGHWVRSSVKYFKTLDKIISSGNHSILEFNNLDNQALNNLKELFKQLLHIDYYVSLEHSYPKDSLHVTITFTHKCNLTCNHCVLSSSPDSSNVLSTYQIKTIIDRVLLVSPTSLIISGGEPFIRKDLFNIISYIRKYYDGNLVIMTNGLLINKKDIPFIKENVDALDISLDGYDNASVKKIKLT; encoded by the coding sequence ATGAATAATGGACATTGGGTAAGATCATCAGTAAAGTATTTTAAGACTCTTGATAAAATTATTAGTTCCGGAAACCATTCGATATTAGAATTTAATAACTTAGATAATCAAGCACTTAACAATTTAAAAGAATTATTTAAACAATTACTACATATCGACTACTATGTTTCTTTAGAACATAGCTATCCAAAAGATTCGTTGCATGTCACAATTACATTTACACATAAATGTAATTTAACTTGTAATCACTGCGTACTTTCTTCTTCACCCGACTCATCTAATGTCTTAAGTACTTATCAAATAAAAACAATTATTGATAGAGTTCTTTTAGTATCGCCCACCTCATTAATAATATCAGGAGGAGAACCATTTATTCGTAAAGATTTATTCAACATAATTAGTTATATAAGAAAGTACTATGACGGTAATCTTGTTATTATGACAAATGGTTTGTTGATTAACAAAAAAGATATCCCTTTTATTAAAGAAAATGTTGATGCATTAGATATAAGTTTAGATGGATACGACAACGCTAGTGTCAAAAAAATAAAACTGACATAG
- a CDS encoding ABC transporter ATP-binding protein: MNRIDISNVSKTYDKKKKALNDVSLVIENGMFGILGRNGSGKSTLMKIIATILQKNKGTVEINGIPLGETEKIRGLIGYLPQDFDFYPNMKLEECLYYLGILSGMDKNILDSKIQEVLKKVNLFDHKSRKVKGLSGGMKKRLGIAQAIIHDPSVIIVDEPTAGLDPEERVRLRNLLSGLAEDKIVIISTHIVSDIESICKDIAILDKGKIEYTGSITSLVKSAHNKVYDIIISNNELTSFRKENIFITKINEFQGYLKIRFVSDEKIQGAEIAGHDFEDAYMYFLQKIDRGEDV, translated from the coding sequence ATGAATAGAATAGATATTAGTAATGTAAGTAAAACATATGATAAAAAAAAGAAGGCATTAAATGATGTTAGTTTAGTTATTGAAAATGGTATGTTTGGTATTCTTGGTCGAAATGGTTCAGGGAAATCTACATTGATGAAGATTATTGCAACTATACTTCAAAAAAACAAAGGAACAGTTGAAATTAATGGTATTCCATTAGGGGAGACTGAAAAAATACGAGGGTTGATAGGTTATTTGCCACAAGATTTTGATTTTTACCCAAATATGAAGCTTGAAGAGTGTCTATACTACTTAGGCATATTGTCAGGGATGGATAAAAATATATTAGATAGTAAGATACAAGAAGTGTTAAAAAAAGTAAACTTATTCGATCATAAGTCTAGGAAAGTAAAAGGTTTATCAGGTGGAATGAAAAAAAGGTTAGGAATTGCACAAGCAATCATACACGATCCATCAGTAATCATAGTAGATGAACCAACTGCTGGTTTAGACCCTGAGGAAAGAGTTCGCTTACGAAATTTATTATCAGGGTTAGCTGAAGATAAGATAGTTATTATATCTACACATATAGTGAGTGATATTGAATCTATATGTAAAGATATAGCGATATTAGATAAAGGCAAAATTGAATATACAGGGAGCATAACGAGTTTGGTTAAAAGTGCGCATAATAAAGTTTATGACATTATTATCTCAAATAATGAATTAACCTCGTTTAGAAAAGAAAATATTTTTATTACTAAAATAAATGAATTCCAAGGATATTTAAAAATTCGCTTTGTATCTGATGAAAAGATACAAGGTGCTGAGATAGCGGGTCATGATTTTGAAGATGCATATATGTACTTTCTACAAAAAATAGATAGAGGTGAGGATGTATGA
- a CDS encoding response regulator transcription factor — protein MIVDDEESIVSFIKDSLNLEGFNTIVAYNGREAIEKIDDSIHLIVLDIKIPYMDGFSVAKHLSSTHIPIIFLTAKDSLETRLKCFSLGAKDYLSKPFYMEELIIRIKNILNQQNDNNYIQNIRTFKDLTIDYDAFKITINGNPINLTRKEFEIIKLLSLNSNYYFSKDQIYDLVNLNKQGNTQVISEHIRKIRKKLSEYSDDEYIDTKWGVGYRWLV, from the coding sequence ATGATTGTAGATGATGAAGAGAGCATTGTGTCATTTATTAAAGATAGTTTAAATTTAGAAGGATTCAATACAATTGTGGCATACAATGGAAGAGAAGCGATTGAAAAAATAGATGATAGTATTCACTTAATCGTATTAGATATCAAAATACCTTACATGGATGGGTTTTCAGTTGCAAAACACTTATCCTCAACACATATTCCTATTATTTTTTTAACAGCAAAAGATAGTTTAGAAACTAGATTAAAGTGTTTTTCACTAGGTGCCAAAGATTATTTATCAAAGCCTTTCTATATGGAAGAGCTAATCATTAGAATCAAAAATATACTCAATCAACAAAACGACAATAATTATATTCAAAATATTAGAACATTTAAAGATTTAACAATTGACTATGATGCTTTTAAAATTACTATAAATGGAAATCCAATAAACCTAACAAGAAAAGAATTTGAAATCATTAAGTTATTGTCCTTGAATTCTAATTATTATTTTAGTAAAGATCAAATTTATGATTTAGTAAATTTAAATAAACAAGGAAATACACAAGTCATTTCAGAACATATTAGAAAAATTAGAAAGAAATTGAGTGAATATAGTGATGATGAGTATATTGATACAAAGTGGGGTGTTGGATATAGATGGCTAGTGTAG
- a CDS encoding sensor histidine kinase — MASVDSIKRKILKLNLLIIFVSVASIFILQIILNRLEFSKIGHYLYPDFWNDPHYIFKVSSVAINIAVPLLCIYFFTRHFYKKEILNNIKNLNTMIQSLKNKDLDHKIERTNIKEFNDIINEIEAIKKFLRNNIKMQLTVQNNFKRKLEIFEHDLKTPLTVLQGHAELLKKINVSNLSQEEKTNKINLESDILLKSIDRINNQINMHINNVKLLPKDSDRVSIKEVVEVINNNYKHNFMIKDKKFEILADASLLNKDYFISNQILYHVMDNLINNAVKYSENQIIIKLNLIGTHRLNFQVINDGKLFTKEDLAHAKEWGIKGEVSKGSGIGLYFASEVLQQFNSDIMLENIKEKASASFTIDIELE; from the coding sequence ATGGCTAGTGTAGATAGTATTAAGAGGAAAATTCTTAAATTAAATCTTTTGATTATATTCGTAAGTGTAGCATCAATATTTATATTACAAATTATATTAAATAGATTAGAATTTTCAAAGATAGGTCACTATCTGTATCCAGATTTTTGGAATGACCCCCATTACATATTTAAAGTAAGCAGTGTTGCTATCAATATAGCTGTTCCTTTATTGTGTATATATTTTTTTACAAGGCACTTTTACAAAAAAGAGATACTAAATAATATAAAAAATTTAAATACTATGATTCAGAGCTTAAAAAATAAAGATTTAGATCATAAAATAGAGAGAACTAATATCAAAGAATTTAATGATATTATAAATGAAATTGAAGCTATCAAAAAGTTTTTACGTAATAACATCAAAATGCAATTGACTGTACAAAATAATTTCAAAAGAAAGCTAGAAATATTTGAGCATGATTTAAAAACACCTTTAACAGTCTTGCAGGGGCATGCAGAGCTATTAAAGAAAATAAATGTATCTAATTTATCTCAAGAGGAAAAAACTAATAAAATTAACTTAGAAAGTGATATTCTTTTGAAATCTATAGATAGGATTAACAATCAAATTAATATGCATATTAACAATGTAAAGTTATTACCAAAAGATTCGGATCGAGTAAGCATCAAAGAAGTTGTTGAAGTCATAAACAATAATTATAAACATAATTTCATGATTAAAGATAAAAAATTTGAAATACTTGCTGATGCGTCATTATTAAACAAGGATTATTTTATAAGTAATCAGATTTTGTATCATGTAATGGACAATTTGATAAATAATGCTGTGAAATACTCGGAAAATCAAATTATTATAAAACTTAATTTGATTGGTACACATCGACTTAACTTCCAAGTTATTAATGATGGCAAATTATTTACAAAAGAAGATTTGGCACATGCTAAGGAATGGGGCATAAAAGGAGAAGTTTCAAAAGGATCAGGAATCGGCTTATACTTTGCTAGTGAGGTTTTACAACAATTTAATAGTGATATTATGC